One Nesterenkonia populi DNA window includes the following coding sequences:
- a CDS encoding UDP-glucose dehydrogenase family protein, with product MTLNISVIGTGYLGATHAACMAELGFDVLGVDVDPEKIDALSRGELPFHEPGLPELIRKHVDSGRLRFTAEVSEAGSWADVHFICVGTPQVKGGTGADLTYVDAATAGLVESITKDSLVVGKSTVPVGTAARLSRLVAETKKDGLNVSLAWNPEFLREGFAVEDTLRPDRLVVGTGSEADEAVLREVYAEVLGRETPWISTDFETAELVKVAANAFLATKISFINAFAEVTENVGGNITTLADAIGFDTRIGRKFLNAGVGFGGGCLPKDIRALQTRVGELGLDHSMKFLDEIDQINLRRRKKAVARAFELLDQDIVGKKIAVLGITFKPLSDDVRDSPGLDVAARLYNAGADVAVFDPEGNPNAAKRYPRLGYVDSLTEAVKDAEVVMLTTEWKEFKALTPADLNDLVASKRFVDARNVLDAKEWESAGWTFTQLGRKFEG from the coding sequence GTGACTCTCAATATTTCTGTGATCGGTACTGGATACCTGGGCGCGACCCATGCCGCCTGCATGGCGGAGCTGGGCTTCGACGTCCTCGGCGTGGACGTGGACCCGGAGAAGATCGACGCGCTCTCCCGCGGCGAGCTGCCCTTCCACGAGCCCGGCCTGCCCGAGCTGATCCGCAAGCACGTGGACTCGGGCAGGCTTCGGTTCACCGCTGAGGTCTCCGAGGCCGGCTCCTGGGCCGATGTCCACTTCATCTGCGTGGGCACCCCCCAGGTCAAAGGCGGCACCGGCGCGGACCTGACCTACGTGGACGCAGCCACCGCCGGCCTGGTCGAGTCCATCACCAAGGACTCCCTGGTGGTCGGCAAGTCCACCGTCCCGGTCGGCACCGCCGCCCGCCTCTCCCGTCTGGTCGCCGAGACCAAGAAGGACGGCCTGAACGTCTCCCTGGCCTGGAACCCCGAGTTCCTGCGCGAGGGCTTCGCCGTCGAGGACACCCTGCGGCCTGACCGCCTGGTGGTCGGCACCGGCTCCGAGGCCGACGAGGCCGTGCTGCGCGAGGTCTATGCCGAGGTCCTGGGGCGCGAGACCCCTTGGATCTCCACCGACTTTGAGACCGCAGAGCTGGTCAAGGTCGCAGCCAACGCGTTCCTGGCCACCAAGATCAGCTTCATCAACGCCTTCGCCGAGGTCACCGAGAACGTCGGCGGCAACATCACCACCCTGGCCGACGCGATCGGCTTCGACACCCGCATCGGCCGCAAGTTCCTCAACGCCGGGGTCGGCTTCGGCGGCGGCTGCCTGCCCAAGGACATCCGTGCTCTGCAGACCCGCGTCGGAGAGCTCGGCCTGGACCACAGCATGAAGTTCCTCGACGAGATCGACCAGATCAACCTGCGCCGCCGCAAGAAGGCGGTGGCCCGGGCCTTCGAGCTGCTGGACCAGGACATCGTCGGCAAGAAGATCGCCGTGCTGGGCATCACCTTCAAACCGCTCTCCGACGACGTCCGCGACTCCCCCGGCCTGGACGTGGCCGCTCGGCTCTACAACGCCGGCGCCGATGTGGCGGTCTTCGACCCGGAGGGCAACCCCAACGCCGCCAAGCGCTATCCCCGCCTGGGCTACGTCGACAGCCTCACCGAGGCGGTCAAGGACGCCGAGGTCGTGATGCTCACCACCGAGTGGAAGGAGTTCAAGGCGCTGACCCCCGCGGACCTCAACGACCTGGTCGCCTCCAAGAGGTTCGTCGACGCCCGCAACGTCCTCGACGCCAAAGAGTGGGAGAGCGCCGGCTGGACCTTCACCCAGCTCGGCCGGAAGTTCGAGGGCTGA
- a CDS encoding DUF3039 domain-containing protein encodes MSSIDELTMHTADPAAAPSTGGAATIERETAPQVSEPGDHERFAHYVKKDKITQSMVEGNAVVALCGKVWVPSRDPKSFPVCPECKEIYEEFGESGKDDSDKGGGRGFFGFGKK; translated from the coding sequence ATGTCCAGCATCGACGAACTCACCATGCACACTGCTGACCCGGCAGCCGCCCCGTCCACCGGCGGCGCGGCCACCATCGAGCGGGAGACGGCCCCGCAGGTCTCCGAGCCCGGCGACCACGAGCGCTTCGCCCACTATGTGAAGAAGGACAAGATCACCCAGTCCATGGTGGAGGGAAACGCCGTCGTAGCCCTCTGCGGCAAGGTCTGGGTGCCCTCCCGGGACCCCAAGAGCTTCCCGGTCTGCCCGGAGTGCAAGGAGATCTACGAGGAGTTCGGCGAGTCCGGCAAGGACGACTCCGACAAGGGCGGTGGCCGCGGCTTCTTCGGCTTCGGCAAGAAGTAG
- the leuC gene encoding 3-isopropylmalate dehydratase large subunit, whose protein sequence is MAEIASADKPLTLAEKVWRDHVVVRGEDKDGQRSPDLIYIDLHMIHEVTSPQAFEGLRLAGRPVRRPDLTIATEDHNTPTLEIDKPIADPVSRKQVDTLRSNVEEFGVRIHSLGDDNQGIVHVVGPQLGLTQPGMTIVCGDSHTSTHGAFGSLAMGIGTSEVEHVLATQTLSLKPFKTMAVTVSGTLKPGVSSKDIILAVIAKIGTGGGQGYVLEYRGSAIEQLSMEARMTICNMSIEAGARAGMIAPDETTFDFVKGRPHAPTGEDWDAAVEQWRLLRTDDDAEFDAEVVIDADELEPFVTWGTNPGQGVSLSEPVPFPSDFHDPLDRESAERALQYMDLAPGTPMRDIRVDTVFLGSCTNARLEDLRKAAEIIEGRQKDPEVRMIVVPGSQKVRLDAEAEGLDQIFKDFGAEWRFAGCSMCLGMNPDQLSEGERCASTSNRNFEGRQGKGGRTHLVSPVVAAATAVRGTLSAPSDVLAGAPVPA, encoded by the coding sequence ATGGCAGAGATTGCATCCGCGGATAAGCCGCTCACCCTGGCGGAGAAGGTATGGCGCGACCACGTCGTCGTGCGCGGAGAGGACAAGGACGGGCAGCGCAGCCCCGACCTGATCTACATCGACCTGCACATGATCCACGAGGTCACCAGCCCCCAGGCATTCGAGGGTCTGCGCCTGGCCGGCCGCCCCGTCCGCCGCCCGGACCTCACCATCGCCACCGAGGACCACAACACCCCCACCCTGGAGATCGACAAGCCGATCGCCGACCCGGTCAGCCGCAAGCAGGTGGACACCCTGCGCTCCAACGTGGAGGAGTTCGGCGTGCGCATCCACTCCCTCGGGGACGACAACCAGGGCATCGTCCACGTGGTGGGCCCTCAGCTGGGCCTGACCCAGCCGGGCATGACCATCGTCTGCGGCGACTCCCACACGTCCACCCACGGCGCCTTCGGCTCCTTGGCGATGGGCATCGGCACCTCTGAGGTCGAGCATGTCCTCGCCACCCAGACGCTCTCGCTGAAGCCCTTCAAGACCATGGCCGTCACGGTCAGCGGCACCCTGAAGCCCGGCGTCTCCTCCAAGGACATCATCCTCGCGGTGATTGCCAAGATCGGCACCGGCGGCGGCCAGGGCTACGTCCTGGAGTACCGCGGCAGCGCCATCGAGCAGCTGTCCATGGAAGCGCGGATGACCATCTGCAACATGTCCATCGAGGCGGGTGCCCGCGCCGGCATGATCGCCCCGGACGAGACCACCTTCGACTTCGTCAAAGGCCGTCCGCATGCCCCCACCGGCGAGGACTGGGACGCCGCCGTCGAGCAGTGGCGCCTGCTGCGCACTGACGACGACGCCGAGTTCGACGCTGAGGTCGTCATCGATGCCGACGAGCTCGAGCCCTTCGTCACCTGGGGCACCAACCCCGGGCAGGGCGTGAGCCTCTCAGAGCCGGTGCCGTTCCCCTCCGACTTCCATGACCCGCTGGACCGTGAGTCGGCCGAGCGGGCTCTGCAGTACATGGACCTCGCCCCCGGCACCCCCATGCGGGACATCCGGGTGGACACCGTGTTCCTCGGCTCCTGCACCAACGCCCGGCTGGAGGATCTGCGCAAAGCGGCTGAGATCATCGAAGGCCGGCAGAAGGATCCTGAGGTGCGGATGATCGTGGTGCCCGGCTCCCAGAAGGTCCGGCTCGACGCCGAGGCTGAGGGCCTGGACCAGATCTTCAAGGACTTCGGGGCCGAGTGGCGGTTCGCCGGCTGCTCGATGTGCCTGGGCATGAACCCTGACCAGCTCTCCGAGGGGGAGCGCTGCGCCTCCACCTCCAACCGCAACTTCGAGGGCCGGCAGGGCAAAGGCGGCCGAACCCACCTGGTCTCTCCGGTGGTGGCTGCCGCAACCGCCGTCCGCGGCACCCTGTCCGCGCCCTCCGATGTGCTGGCCGGCGCTCCCGTTCCGGCATAG
- the murA gene encoding UDP-N-acetylglucosamine 1-carboxyvinyltransferase, with protein sequence MGKLLTIQGGKPLEGIVRVRGAKNLVPKAMVASLLGSEVSELRNVPEIKDVEIVRNLLQIHGVKVDADPVTGDLSLDPRNTYSAEHSEIDAYAGDSRIPILLCGPLMHKIGEAFIPDLGGCRIGDRPINYHLEVLRNFGAVVDKQPHGIRISAPKGLSGAKLELPYPSVGATEQVLLTAVLAEGITELRNAAVEPEIHDLIAILQQMGAMITVYTDRTIRIEGVTRLGRFRHRAIPDRNESASWASAALVTRGDIYVKGAAQRDLTSFLNIYRKIGGEFEVDEEGIRFWHGGGQLQPLVLETDVHPGFMTDWQQPMVVALTQAHGVSIVHETVYENRFGFTDALKRMGASIQLHRECLGSSPCRFGQRNFLHSAVISGPSELKGVDINIPDLRGGFSHLIAALAATGTSTVTGIEIIARGYEHFIEKIEALGADIQIEQSGSVSARQPAVAAGG encoded by the coding sequence ATGGGCAAGCTGCTCACAATCCAGGGCGGGAAGCCCCTCGAGGGCATTGTGCGCGTCCGCGGCGCCAAGAACCTGGTGCCCAAAGCTATGGTGGCCTCCCTGCTGGGCAGTGAGGTCTCGGAGCTGCGCAACGTCCCGGAGATCAAGGACGTGGAGATCGTCCGGAATCTGCTGCAGATCCACGGGGTGAAGGTCGACGCAGACCCGGTCACCGGGGATCTGAGCCTGGACCCCCGAAACACCTACTCCGCTGAGCATTCTGAGATCGACGCCTACGCCGGGGATTCGCGGATTCCGATCCTGCTCTGCGGCCCGCTGATGCACAAGATCGGTGAGGCCTTCATCCCGGACCTGGGCGGCTGCCGGATCGGTGACCGACCGATCAACTACCACCTCGAGGTGCTGCGGAACTTCGGCGCCGTCGTCGACAAGCAGCCCCATGGCATCCGCATCTCCGCGCCCAAGGGCCTGAGCGGCGCGAAGCTGGAGCTTCCCTACCCGTCGGTCGGTGCCACCGAGCAGGTGCTGCTCACCGCGGTGCTGGCTGAGGGCATCACCGAGCTGCGCAATGCGGCGGTGGAGCCCGAGATCCATGACCTGATCGCGATCCTGCAGCAGATGGGCGCGATGATCACCGTCTACACCGACCGGACCATCCGGATCGAGGGTGTGACGCGCCTGGGCCGTTTCCGCCACCGGGCGATCCCGGACCGCAACGAGTCCGCCTCCTGGGCCTCTGCGGCTCTGGTCACCCGAGGCGACATCTACGTCAAGGGTGCCGCTCAGCGGGACCTCACCAGCTTCTTGAACATCTACCGCAAGATCGGCGGAGAGTTCGAAGTCGATGAGGAGGGCATCCGGTTCTGGCACGGCGGCGGGCAGCTGCAGCCGCTGGTGCTGGAGACCGATGTCCACCCCGGATTCATGACTGACTGGCAGCAGCCGATGGTGGTGGCCCTGACCCAGGCCCACGGCGTGTCCATCGTGCACGAGACCGTCTACGAGAACAGGTTCGGGTTCACCGATGCGCTGAAACGTATGGGGGCCTCCATCCAGCTGCACCGGGAGTGCCTGGGATCCAGCCCCTGCCGGTTCGGGCAGCGGAACTTCCTGCACTCGGCGGTGATCTCCGGGCCCAGTGAGCTTAAGGGCGTGGACATCAACATCCCGGACCTGCGCGGCGGATTCTCCCACCTGATCGCTGCCCTGGCGGCCACCGGCACCTCCACCGTCACCGGCATCGAGATCATCGCCCGCGGCTACGAGCACTTCATCGAGAAGATCGAAGCCCTCGGCGCCGACATCCAGATCGAGCAGAGCGGATCAGTTTCCGCCCGGCAGCCGGCCGTCGCCGCAGGCGGGTGA
- a CDS encoding IclR family transcriptional regulator, translating to MANSTLHSPSGIGVVDKSVMIMDALEAGPATLAQLVEVTGLARPTVHRLASALVHHRFLTRDVRGRYVIGSRMAELAQAAGSDQLLSAAGPILLRLRDATGESSQLFRRQGDSRVCVASAERPIGLRDSIPVGTQLSMKAGSAAQVLLAWEDHDRLVEGLQGARFTPTVLAGVRRRSWGESLGEREPGVASVSAPVRGPSGRVLAAVSISGPIERLSRQPGRKFAPVVAAAAQQLTELVRKNPEGELS from the coding sequence ATGGCCAACAGCACCCTGCATTCCCCCTCCGGGATCGGAGTGGTGGACAAGTCCGTGATGATCATGGACGCCCTCGAAGCCGGCCCCGCCACCCTCGCGCAGCTGGTGGAGGTCACGGGGCTGGCCCGCCCCACCGTGCACCGGCTCGCCTCCGCCCTGGTCCACCACCGGTTCCTGACCCGGGATGTCCGCGGCCGGTATGTGATCGGCTCCCGGATGGCTGAGCTGGCACAGGCCGCGGGCTCCGACCAGCTGCTCTCTGCCGCCGGGCCCATCCTGCTGAGGCTGCGCGACGCCACCGGCGAGTCCTCCCAGCTGTTCCGCCGCCAGGGCGACTCGCGCGTCTGCGTGGCCTCCGCCGAGCGGCCCATCGGCCTGCGCGACTCCATCCCCGTGGGCACCCAGCTGTCCATGAAGGCGGGCTCGGCCGCCCAGGTGCTGCTCGCCTGGGAGGACCACGACCGTCTGGTCGAAGGCCTGCAGGGCGCACGCTTCACCCCTACTGTTCTTGCAGGGGTACGACGCCGCAGCTGGGGCGAGTCCCTCGGGGAGCGTGAGCCCGGCGTCGCCTCCGTCTCCGCGCCGGTGCGGGGCCCCTCCGGACGGGTGCTCGCCGCGGTCTCGATCTCCGGGCCGATCGAGAGGCTCTCCCGCCAGCCCGGCCGGAAGTTCGCCCCGGTGGTCGCCGCGGCGGCCCAGCAGCTCACCGAACTGGTCCGCAAGAACCCCGAGGGCGAGCTGAGCTGA
- a CDS encoding D-alanine--D-alanine ligase family protein yields MPAVPAPPPSAAKPRVLVLYGGQSSEHSVSCVTAAGVLNAIDAEKYDVVEVGITAAGQWTRPVVDPRTHSFRENELPRVEPTDSSVVLHSGPAGSSERGTSLVELHPDGAAQDLGQVDVVLPLLHGPYGEDGTLQGQLELAGVPYVGAGVLASAVGMDKHFMKLAFQAAGLRVGPWETITARQWAAGPGACADRVKRLGLPVFVKPARAGSSMGVTRVDEWAQLDQAIEAARKHDAKVIVEQGIAGREIECGVLGGTVQAPPRASVCGEIVVHDGTDPHQFYDFEAKYTDAAAADLSCPADLSAEVSEEIRRQAVTAFEAIDGEGLSRADFFYDAEAPAGEQILINEVNTMPGFTPISMYPQMWQATGYTYPELITELIQLALERPIGLR; encoded by the coding sequence ATGCCGGCCGTCCCCGCGCCGCCGCCTTCAGCGGCTAAGCCTCGTGTCCTCGTCCTCTACGGAGGCCAGTCCTCCGAGCACTCGGTCTCCTGCGTCACCGCCGCCGGCGTGCTGAACGCGATCGACGCTGAGAAGTACGACGTCGTGGAGGTCGGCATCACCGCCGCAGGCCAGTGGACCCGGCCCGTGGTGGACCCTCGCACCCACTCCTTCCGGGAGAACGAGCTGCCGCGCGTTGAGCCCACCGATTCCTCAGTGGTGCTGCACTCCGGGCCGGCCGGCTCCTCGGAGCGGGGCACCTCACTGGTTGAGCTGCACCCTGACGGCGCCGCCCAAGACCTGGGGCAGGTGGACGTGGTGCTGCCGCTGCTGCATGGGCCCTACGGCGAGGACGGCACCCTCCAGGGACAGCTCGAGCTCGCCGGCGTCCCCTACGTGGGCGCCGGAGTGCTGGCCTCTGCGGTCGGCATGGACAAGCACTTCATGAAGCTCGCCTTCCAGGCCGCCGGTCTGCGGGTGGGCCCGTGGGAGACCATCACCGCCCGCCAGTGGGCCGCTGGTCCCGGGGCCTGTGCGGACCGGGTGAAGCGTCTGGGCCTGCCGGTGTTCGTGAAGCCGGCCCGGGCCGGGTCCTCCATGGGAGTCACTCGGGTGGACGAGTGGGCGCAGCTGGATCAGGCCATCGAGGCCGCCCGCAAGCACGATGCCAAGGTGATCGTCGAGCAGGGGATCGCTGGCCGGGAGATCGAATGCGGGGTGCTCGGCGGCACCGTGCAGGCCCCTCCGCGAGCCTCCGTCTGCGGGGAGATCGTGGTCCATGACGGCACAGACCCGCACCAGTTCTACGACTTCGAAGCCAAGTACACCGATGCCGCGGCCGCTGACCTCTCCTGCCCTGCCGACCTCTCCGCCGAGGTCAGCGAAGAGATCCGCCGGCAGGCGGTCACCGCCTTCGAGGCCATCGACGGTGAGGGTCTCTCCCGTGCGGACTTCTTCTACGACGCCGAGGCCCCGGCGGGCGAGCAGATCCTCATCAACGAGGTGAACACCATGCCTGGGTTCACACCCATCAGCATGTACCCGCAGATGTGGCAGGCCACCGGCTACACCTACCCGGAGCTGATCACCGAGCTGATCCAGCTGGCCCTGGAACGCCCGATCGGGCTTCGGTAG
- the leuD gene encoding 3-isopropylmalate dehydratase small subunit, giving the protein MEPITTHTGIGVPINQSNIDTDQIIPAVFLKRITKTGFEDALFYAWRKKQDFILNQEPYKHGTVLVAGPDFGTGSSREHAVWALRDYGFRVIISSRFADIFYGNAAKQGLLAAKVAQPDVELIFKELQRQPGTEITVDLEHRTVVCGTVETTFDIDNYTRWRLLEGLDDISLTLRQEEAISTFEVTRPGFKPKTLPAKV; this is encoded by the coding sequence ATGGAACCGATCACCACCCACACCGGCATCGGCGTGCCGATCAACCAGTCGAACATCGACACCGACCAGATCATCCCCGCCGTCTTTCTGAAGCGGATCACCAAGACCGGCTTCGAGGACGCCCTCTTCTACGCCTGGCGCAAGAAGCAGGACTTCATCCTGAACCAGGAGCCCTACAAGCACGGCACCGTCCTGGTCGCCGGCCCCGACTTCGGCACCGGCTCATCCCGTGAGCACGCGGTGTGGGCGCTGCGCGACTACGGCTTCAGAGTGATCATCTCGTCCCGCTTCGCCGACATCTTCTACGGCAACGCCGCCAAGCAGGGGCTGCTCGCCGCCAAGGTGGCCCAGCCCGACGTGGAGCTGATCTTCAAGGAGCTGCAGCGCCAGCCCGGCACGGAGATCACCGTGGACCTGGAGCACCGCACGGTGGTCTGCGGCACTGTGGAGACCACCTTCGACATCGACAACTACACGCGCTGGCGGCTCCTGGAGGGCCTGGACGACATCTCCCTGACCCTGCGCCAGGAAGAGGCGATCAGCACCTTCGAGGTGACTCGCCCGGGCTTCAAGCCGAAGACGCTTCCCGCTAAGGTGTAG
- a CDS encoding NAD(P)H-dependent glycerol-3-phosphate dehydrogenase, with protein sequence MTQAAVLGAGSWGTTFAKVLADAGQQVTLWARRREIAEEISTSRTNSAYLPDIPLPSGITATDDVEQAAGAADVVFLAVPAQSLREQLSRIRASVREDAIVVSLIKGLERGTDLRMSEVIAAELQLPAEQIAVLSGPNLAMEIAREEPTASVIACAEQSVAERISQLCQTAYFLPYINTDVTGTELGGVLKNIIGLAVGICDGQQLGDNSKASVITRGLAETTRLGLALGGRQETFAGLAGLGDLVATCGSVLSRNRTAGRLLGQGLAPEQVTAEMTQTAEGMKSAGAVLELARSHRVEMPVCEAVVSVLEGTLTVENIVGLLLARDLKAEVH encoded by the coding sequence ATGACCCAAGCAGCTGTGCTCGGAGCCGGCTCCTGGGGCACCACCTTCGCCAAAGTCCTCGCCGACGCCGGCCAGCAGGTCACCCTCTGGGCCCGGCGTCGTGAGATCGCCGAGGAGATCAGCACCTCCCGGACCAACAGCGCCTACCTGCCGGACATCCCCCTGCCGTCCGGCATCACCGCCACCGACGACGTCGAGCAGGCGGCCGGCGCCGCCGACGTCGTGTTCCTCGCCGTACCCGCTCAGAGCCTGCGGGAGCAGCTCAGCCGCATCCGCGCCAGCGTGCGGGAGGACGCCATCGTCGTCTCCCTCATCAAAGGGCTCGAGCGGGGCACCGACCTGCGCATGTCCGAGGTGATCGCCGCTGAGCTGCAGCTCCCCGCCGAGCAGATCGCAGTGCTCTCCGGACCGAACCTGGCCATGGAGATCGCGCGGGAGGAGCCCACCGCCTCCGTGATCGCCTGCGCGGAGCAGTCAGTGGCCGAGCGGATCTCCCAGCTCTGCCAGACCGCATACTTCCTGCCCTACATCAACACCGATGTCACCGGAACCGAGCTCGGCGGGGTGCTGAAGAACATCATCGGACTGGCCGTGGGCATCTGCGACGGCCAGCAGCTCGGCGACAACTCCAAGGCCTCCGTAATCACCCGCGGCCTGGCCGAGACCACGCGCCTCGGACTCGCCCTGGGGGGCAGGCAGGAGACCTTCGCCGGGCTCGCCGGCCTCGGCGACCTGGTCGCCACCTGCGGATCCGTGCTCTCCCGCAACCGCACCGCGGGGCGCCTGCTGGGCCAGGGGCTCGCCCCCGAGCAGGTCACCGCTGAGATGACGCAGACAGCAGAAGGCATGAAGTCCGCCGGCGCGGTGCTGGAGCTGGCCCGCAGCCACCGCGTGGAGATGCCGGTCTGCGAGGCGGTGGTCTCTGTGCTGGAGGGCACGCTGACCGTGGAGAACATCGTCGGGCTGCTCCTGGCCCGAGACCTGAAAGCTGAGGTGCACTGA
- a CDS encoding DEAD/DEAH box helicase — protein sequence MSEPSLFDVGTDVGSELPPALPHRAAHGTAPTLRQWQQEALDLYISRKPKDFLAVATPGAGKTTFALRVAKLLFESGEVNRLYVVAPTEHLKRQWADAAARVGLAIDPNFKNSDGRHGTQFVGVAVTYAQVANKPPLHRNKTEAARTLVIFDEIHHAGDALSWGDGVREAFDPAARRLALTGTPFRSDTAPIPFVEYVEDNDGVRRSKADYAYGYGPALHDQVVRPVVFMTYSGTMRWRTSSGEEMEATLGGAATKDITQHAWRTALNPEGEWIPAVLRAAHQRLLKVRDRIPDAGGLVIATDHDDARAYAAQLDALTGRRTTVVLSDDKEASSKIEEFSADGSRHWMVAVRMVSEGVDVPRLCVGVYATSTSTPLFFAQAVGRFVRLRKKAEVASVFLPSVPILTDLANALEAERDHALGKDHEEPAEGEELIDPLDEEQGEDKASDQLARGEFAALGSSASFDRVMFDGEEFGLGGDVGSDEELGFLAIPGLLEPEQVSELLRKQQAEQMRRSPSAAERQRDVVDHRQLKELRTKLSKSVSAYAAKTGMHQGSIHTKLREKCGGPAVPQADQSQLEERLRTIQLWFTRA from the coding sequence GTGAGCGAACCGTCCCTGTTCGACGTCGGCACCGACGTCGGATCGGAGCTTCCCCCGGCCCTGCCTCACCGTGCCGCCCATGGCACTGCCCCCACCCTGCGCCAATGGCAGCAGGAGGCTTTGGACCTCTACATCAGCAGGAAGCCCAAAGACTTTCTGGCCGTCGCGACCCCCGGTGCCGGTAAGACCACCTTTGCGCTGCGGGTCGCCAAGCTGCTCTTCGAGTCCGGGGAGGTCAACCGGCTCTACGTGGTGGCCCCCACCGAGCACCTGAAGCGGCAGTGGGCGGACGCGGCCGCCAGGGTGGGTCTGGCCATCGACCCCAACTTCAAGAACAGCGACGGTCGGCACGGCACCCAGTTCGTCGGGGTGGCGGTCACCTATGCCCAGGTGGCGAACAAGCCGCCGCTGCACCGCAACAAGACCGAGGCCGCCCGCACCCTGGTGATCTTCGACGAGATCCATCATGCCGGCGATGCCCTGTCCTGGGGAGACGGTGTCCGGGAGGCCTTCGACCCGGCCGCACGTCGTCTCGCGCTCACCGGCACCCCGTTCCGATCGGACACCGCACCGATCCCGTTCGTGGAGTACGTGGAGGACAACGACGGGGTCCGCCGCTCAAAGGCCGACTACGCCTACGGCTACGGCCCCGCCCTTCATGACCAGGTGGTCCGTCCGGTGGTTTTCATGACCTATTCGGGCACCATGCGCTGGCGCACCTCCTCCGGGGAGGAGATGGAGGCGACCCTGGGCGGTGCGGCCACCAAGGACATCACCCAGCACGCCTGGCGAACCGCCCTGAACCCCGAGGGTGAGTGGATTCCCGCGGTGCTGCGCGCCGCCCACCAGCGGCTGCTGAAAGTCCGCGACCGCATCCCCGACGCCGGCGGCCTGGTGATCGCCACTGACCACGACGATGCGCGTGCCTACGCCGCCCAGCTGGATGCGCTGACGGGCCGGAGAACCACAGTGGTGCTCTCCGATGACAAGGAGGCCTCCAGCAAGATCGAGGAGTTCAGCGCCGACGGCTCACGGCACTGGATGGTCGCGGTCCGAATGGTGTCCGAGGGAGTGGACGTTCCTCGGCTGTGCGTGGGGGTCTACGCGACATCGACCTCGACCCCGCTGTTCTTCGCCCAGGCGGTGGGGCGTTTTGTGCGTCTGCGGAAGAAGGCTGAGGTGGCCAGCGTCTTCCTGCCCTCGGTGCCGATCCTCACCGACCTGGCCAATGCCCTGGAGGCGGAGCGGGACCATGCCCTGGGCAAGGATCATGAGGAGCCGGCGGAGGGCGAGGAGCTCATCGACCCGCTGGACGAGGAGCAGGGGGAGGACAAGGCCTCGGACCAGCTGGCCCGCGGAGAGTTCGCCGCCTTGGGGTCCTCTGCCTCCTTCGACCGGGTGATGTTCGACGGGGAGGAGTTCGGCCTCGGCGGGGACGTCGGCTCGGATGAGGAGCTCGGGTTCTTGGCGATCCCCGGACTGCTGGAGCCTGAGCAGGTCTCGGAGCTGCTGCGGAAGCAGCAGGCGGAGCAGATGAGGCGCAGCCCCTCGGCGGCGGAGCGGCAGCGCGACGTCGTGGATCACCGTCAGCTCAAGGAGCTGCGCACCAAGCTCAGCAAGTCAGTGTCCGCCTATGCGGCGAAGACGGGGATGCACCAGGGGAGCATCCATACCAAGCTGCGGGAGAAGTGCGGCGGCCCGGCGGTCCCGCAGGCCGATCAGTCCCAGCTGGAGGAGCGGCTGAGGACCATCCAGCTCTGGTTCACGAGAGCCTGA
- a CDS encoding lysophospholipid acyltransferase family protein → MIPHVGENAAAAEGKARRSPAWRFAAGIVRPGMNVLMGKDWQGLEKIPSDGCIVVANHVSAVDPLAVLHAVYRSGTTPHIMAKESLFRVPVLGALMRKVQLIPVARGDREKSQQSFEAAYEIIQQGGAVVIYPEGTLTKDPGLWPMRMKTGAARLALITGAPVIPLSHWGTHRFLPRGKKLPRILPRRRYSLRADKPVDLSDLRGRPLSRTLLAEATQRIEQALTDGVAELRGEPAPELIWDRNIHQRVPRDQLRARAEQAENEAGKKAKEED, encoded by the coding sequence GTGATCCCGCACGTGGGGGAGAACGCCGCCGCGGCAGAGGGGAAAGCCCGCCGCTCGCCGGCCTGGCGGTTCGCCGCAGGGATCGTCCGGCCGGGAATGAACGTCCTGATGGGCAAAGACTGGCAGGGGTTGGAGAAGATCCCTTCCGACGGCTGCATCGTGGTGGCAAACCATGTCAGCGCGGTGGACCCGCTGGCGGTGCTCCACGCCGTCTACAGGAGCGGGACCACCCCGCACATCATGGCGAAGGAATCCCTGTTCCGGGTCCCCGTGCTGGGCGCACTGATGCGGAAGGTGCAGCTGATCCCGGTGGCCCGCGGCGACCGGGAGAAATCCCAGCAGTCCTTCGAAGCTGCCTACGAGATCATTCAGCAGGGCGGCGCCGTCGTCATCTACCCCGAGGGCACCCTCACCAAGGACCCTGGCCTCTGGCCCATGCGGATGAAGACCGGTGCGGCTCGGCTGGCACTGATCACCGGCGCTCCCGTGATCCCTCTGTCGCACTGGGGCACCCACCGGTTCCTGCCGCGCGGCAAGAAGCTGCCCCGGATCCTGCCGCGCCGCAGATACAGCCTCCGGGCGGACAAGCCTGTGGACCTCTCCGACCTGCGCGGCAGGCCGCTGAGCCGAACCCTGCTGGCAGAGGCCACCCAGCGCATCGAGCAGGCCCTGACCGACGGTGTCGCAGAGCTGCGCGGTGAGCCCGCCCCGGAGCTGATCTGGGACCGGAACATCCACCAGCGCGTCCCGCGCGACCAGCTGCGAGCCAGAGCTGAGCAGGCGGAGAACGAAGCAGGCAAGAAGGCCAAGGAGGAGGACTGA